Part of the Kamptonema formosum PCC 6407 genome, TTGGCGCGGGGATTTGTTAATCTTAATGACGTGCAAGCTACTAACAAACTTTATCCGAAAGAGAAAGAACCCCTGTGGCCAGGGCGGATTCCTTTACCTGAGCCAAAGCCGACAATAACTCCGACTTCAGGTAAGTCTAATTCTCCAACTATACCACCCAAAAAACCTGCTCCTGGCAAGCCAGAAGTGCCGCCCCCAAAACTTGTTGACCCTGCAATTTTACAAAATGATTTGTGGACGCTAACTGTTGGTCATGCCGTGCAAGGGATTTTAGAGTTTTTAGGCTTAGCAATTCAACCCGCTCAGAGGATGGGATTACCTGTGGGAGCGGTGTTTTTTCCTGATGGGAATAGAAGGATAAATTCAGGGGGGTTTGATTCGCGATTGCAACCTTGGGATAGTTTCCCGGCTTCAATGGAATTTCACGCGATGTCTTACGGTGCTTGTGGAGATATGAGTTGCATTATTCCGCAGGTGCAGCGGGTAGTGAGTATGGCACCACCAGGAGCTTTAATTATACCTGCGATCGCAGGCGGTTGGGGTCAGCCTGTGAAGAATCGTCCTTCGTTAGAAATTCAAATGCAGGCGATTCGCAATGCTGCGCCGCAAATTAATGCTATCAGTCATTTTTCTTATGGCTGGCAAGAACCACAGGACGATCGAGCTCGGCGTTCTTGTCGGATGTAAGCAACCGCCAAGGCGGTTAGGGGCTAGGGGCTAGGGGCTAGGGGCTAGGGGCTAGGGAAAGAGGGGAAAGAAGGGAAGAGAATTAGAGGAAGTTCTTAATTGCTGCAACAATTGCACCCATCCTATTTCCCCTCTTTCTTTAGCTATAACTAGCTGAGTTTGGTAGAGCAATCTCCTCATCCTTGCCAGAGCCAGAACAACTACTCAAAAGGATTAATAAAGAGTAATTTAACAGTTCAGACTTTAGGAAGATGGAGAATAACTAATAATTTTTTAAGCTTTATATATGTTGATACAAGAGGGAAAAAACATGACACTTTTAAAGCTGGCAGACTTTTATCCTAACTATAAGGAAGAGATTTTTGCAGGGGATGACATTAAAGGTTTTGATGTTTATGGCGGCGACTCTAACGAGAAAATTGGTAGCGTTTACGACGCTCTAGTTGATGAAACTGGTCGCTTTCGTTATTTAGTAATTGATACCGGAATTTGGATTTTTGGCAAGAAAGTATTGCTTCCCATCGGTTCGGCTCGCATCGATTATGGAGCGCGGCGCGTATTTGCTATTGGGATTCGCAATAAAGACCAAGTAGAACAATTACCTCCTTACAATGAGCTAGAATCGCTAGATTACGAACAAGAAGAGCAGATCAGAGGAGTTTATCGCAATCAAGCTGATTACGCTGCTCCCATTTCTAGTGACTACGATCGCAGTACCTACAACTACGATCTAGACCGCCCTCTCTACGATACAAATGAGCAAAATCATCAAACTCTGAAATTGTATGAAGAACGTTTGATTGCGAATAAAAACCGCCAAAAAACAGGTGAAGTTGCAGTTGGCAAGCGAGTAGAAACTGAAACAGCACGCGCTTCGGTGCCTATTGAAAAAGAGCGGGTTGTGATTGAGCGCAGGACACCAGCAGACGCGGGTCGAGAAGTACCTGTCGGCGCTGTTGACTTCCAAGAAGGAGAAGTTGCGCGGATGGAAGTTTACGAAGAAACCGCTGATATTCACAAAGAAGCTTTTGTGCGCGAGCAAGTCAATGTCAGAAAAGAAGTTATCCGGGACACTGTTGAGGGTGAAGAAACATTGCGCCGCCAAGAGCTAGACGTTACAACCAATGGCGAGCCAGTTGTTGACAACAAAATGCGTTAAAAATTTAACCACCAATGGTTAAAGAGATAGCTCAATTGATGTTGAGATATCTAAGCAGTAAAGTCTTTAAAGGCAATGCAGGCAGGGCATTTTCTCAGCTCTGCCTGTAATTTTAACAAAGATTTATGTAGGTAAAAAGCCATGAGCGAAGCGTCTAATAAAGAACTTGAATCTATAAAAAAACAACTCCACAATAACCTTGTAGTAGAGCCGATTATGGCAGAGAATCCTCTGGAAGTTAGCTCAAATATAGTAGACAATCAGGAAGCCATCGATCCTTCCGAAATTGCAGAATTAATGGCGATACCGGAAACAGTGGAGCAAAAGGAAATCACGCTCCTAGAAGAACGTTTAGTTGTTAATCGCGGTAAGCGGAAAGTAGGGGAAGTCATTGTCCGCAAAGAAGTGGAAACACGGATGGTAGAGGTTCCTGTCCGCCGTGAGAAACTGATTATTGAACGAGTGGGGGAAGTACCTGAGCGGCTTGCAGAAATTGATTTAGGTGAAGGCCAGGTTACTGGCATAGAATTGGCAGAAATGGCGGATGCTAACGCTCAGCCTACTGTCAGTGCTGAATTTACTTCGGTACAAAAAGCTAGTAACGTTTTAAGTGCGATCGCCAGCCAGCCACATCACGGATGTGCTAAAGTCCGATTGGAAATTGTTCTGGAAAATAACCAAGTTCAGGAAACTTACCAAAATTGGTTTGACAGCTACGAAAGTTGAAAACAAAATCACTAAAAATTTATTTTAGGGTTGACGAATCCCTGGCATTTGTTGTAAGATTGGTTAGATAAAATTTATACGGTATGTACCAGAAGTAAGAACGAGAAAAGCTGAAGCATTGAAACTCGAACAATGCCGATCGGAATTAGTTAACCAAGCTTACGGATTAACGCCCGAAGAAATAGATTTAATGTGGAAAACAGCACAGCCGCGAATGCCGATTAACAGATAAAAATGTAACTTGTCATTGCGAGCGAAGCGAAGCAATCTTAAGCCTTTGCGATTGCTTCGGGCTTAGTTTGCTTCGTACCTCGCAACACCCTCAGATTAGTTTGCTTCACTACGTTCGCAACTCCTCGCAACTGCGCTGCGCTTGGCTCGCAATGACAGAATAATAAAATTGCTTCACTCGCAATGAGAGAATAAAAATTCTAGCAATCGCCAAGAGAGTGAGAACACTCGCTTATGGTCAAAACCATTGATTCTATTCCTCTCTTCCCCTAGTCCCTAGCCCCTAGCCCCTAGTCCCTACCTATAATTAATTAGTCAGCAAACTTGGGGAAGTTAGCACAAACACATCCCTTGTCCCGACAGCCGCAGATTCGGGTTTAATCGGAGTAGTAAAGTGGAAAAATTCATGGTCATTTACTAACAGCATTTCTCCCGGATTCAGGACTTTCTTAAATACGGGTTTTTCCTTTCTCTCCATGTAAAGATGTGTTTCTCCACCAAGAATATTAGTTCTGTCAACCGAGAAAATGCCAACAAAATCAGTCCCGTCTTGATGGATACCTTCAGGTGCAGGATTGCCAAAATTATTAAGAGAACAAGTAGTTCTAATTTGATGAATTCCGATTTCCGCTTCTGGATGAAGTTTACAGGAATCAGTAAAAGCTAAGACCAGATGTTTAAAGATATCCTGCGCGACCATTTCATCATCTAATTCAGCAAAATCTCTTTTAATATCCCCCACTATGGGATTGTATTCTTTACTTTGGAAAAGGTAGCCGTGAGGTAACTTTATTAATTCATTGCCGTTAACCATGAAGCGCGATAATCTTCGAGAGCGATACTTACCTTTGATGTAAGGATCGATAGGTAAATCATCAAAGAATTGCTTAAAACCTTCTAGCTTAATCGAGTTTACCTTTTTAAAGGTAAACATGAAAGCATAATCCAAATCTGTCGATCCCAGTAAGGTTTTCATAGGATTTTATAATTTTAGCGTTGATCCCTATCTTAAGTTTTCCTTAAGGAGGTGTATATCTCCAGTATAGAGTAGCTTTTTTGTGAATGCAGCTAAGCTCAATACAAAGTTTGCAAAGTTATGGTGAAGATTGCCTAGAAATTCCGCACAGCTTTAACCAATGATTGACAGGCCCGCAGGAAGATTGCCACGTCTACGCCGAGGCCGATGTACTGAACTCCTACATCAATCCACTGCTTGGCAATTTCAGGATTATCGGCAAAAGTGCCAGCAGCAATGCCTGCGTTGCGAATGGTTTTTACTGCTGCTTCCATTAAGTCAATCACGCGGGAGTCGCGGACTTGGCCGGGAATGCCGAGAGATTGGGAAATGTCATAAGGGCCGAGAAAAATTACGTCAAGATTGGGAACCTTAACGATTTCTTTGAGGTTATCGATGCCGCGTTTGCCTTCAATGTGAATCACCACTAGAGATTCTTCATTAAGTTCATCGGTGATACCTGTACCTGCGGCGGTATAAAGTCCGGCCCGCGTGGCGAAGGAAAGACCTCGCCTACCGAGGGGGCTATATTTGGCGTTTTGGACAGCGGTTTCTGCGTCGAGTTTGGTTTCGATTTGCGGAACTTGGACACCTGCGCTACCAATGTCGAGGGCACGTTGAATTTGGGGGCCGTCGTTTTTGCGAACGCGGACAATGGGGGCAATTCCTGCACAGTCTGCTGCGCGGCAGAGGTCTTCAGCAACGAGTGGGTTGATGGGGCCGTGTTCCATGTCAATTATGGCGAAGTCAAATCCTGCATGGCCGCAGATTTCGATGAAGGCGGGATAGGCGCAATTCATAAATGGGCCAAGGACTATTTCGCCTTGTTTGAGTTTGCGTTTGAGGTGGTTTGGACGCATAGAGTTAGGGGCTAGGGGCTAGGGAAGAAGGGACTCTTAATCTAGGGTGACAGGAATTCACAACGTTCTAACTGCTAAGAAGGTGGCTATAGTTTTAAGAATTTTTGAGTATCAACAAGAAAGGAAGAAGACTGTGGCGATGCCATCTAAATTAAAATGCCTTACAGGATAAATATACTCCTGGGTTATTAATTTTATGAAATAATGTCTACAGTGAAATCAACTGGACACTCCTACCTCTAAAGGGACGTTGCTCGTGGTACGGTAAAAATTTGTCACAATGTCATTGCAAAGGTAGTGAAGCGATCGCAAAGACTTGAAGTAGTAAAATTATTTTTCAATCCTGGGATTAAATTTAAGAGGTGCAGTTTGAATTTAGTAGGATTAGTTGTAATTGGACGCAATGAAGGCGATCGCCTCCGTCGCTGTTTGCTATCGGCTCAAGGTAATGTGGCGATCGCAGTCTATGTTGATTCGGGCTCGACAGATGGGAGTGTCGATTTAGCGCGATCGCTATCTGCGGATGTAGTTGAACTCGACTTGTCTGCACCCTTTACCGCTGCGCGTGCTAGGAATGCAGGGTTTGCACATCTGCTACAAGTGTCTCCCCAAGTCGAATTTGTCCAATTTGTTGACGGCGACTGCGAGTTAGTACCAGGATGGATCGATCGCGCCTATCAAGAACTCCTAGCTCAACCAGATGTCGCGATCGCTTGTGGCCGCAGACGCGAACGTTTCCCGGAAGCATCGATTTATAATCAATTGTGCGACATCGAATGGGATACACCCGTTGGCGAAGCTAAAGCCTGCGGTGGTGATGCTTTGATGCGGGTTCAAGCCTTCCAAGCAGTAGGGGGGTTCAATCCTGGTTTAATTGCAGGGGAAGAACCGGAACTCTGTTTGCGATCGCGCCAAAAAGGTTGGAAAATCCTCCGCTTAGACGCAGAAATGACCCTCCACGACGCGCAAATTACCACTTTTCGGCAGTGGTGGAAACGTTCTCAGAGAGCTGGCTACGCCTACGCTGAGGGAGCCTGGTTACACGGAAAGGAGCCCGAACGTCACTGGGTGAAAGAAAGCCGCAGCATTTGGTTTTGGGGGTTGATTTTGCCAGTAATAGCATTGGCTGGGGTCTGGCTAACTCATGGCTGGAGTTTGTTGCTATTGAGCGCTTACCCGTTATTGACCTATCGGATTTATACTTATATGCAGCAGCGTAGTTTAGGAAAAAAGGCAGCGGTCTTGTATGCAATATTTTGCAGTTTAGGGAAATTTCCGCAACTACAGGGTCAGATCCAGTTTCACTTAGGTAGATTATTGCGACGACCCAGCAAGTTAATCGAATACAAAGCAGCAACTTCAGCAGAAGCAGCTATTCAGGAATAGCTAGAATAGTTAGGACTTACGCAGTCAATCGCCCAAAGGCTATTAAAAGGGGGGTTGCAAGTTAGACTAAATCCTTGTAGTGTGGGCGTTACGACTTGAAGATATTTTTTCAAGTCGGATCTGGCGATCGCCGCGCCCACCCTACGGCTAATGGTATAGACTTTCAATGTTAGCGATCGCAAAATTTTGATGTATTTCCCCTGCACTCCACCCCAAAAGACATATACAACCGCCAAGGCCTTTAGGAACTTCTGAATTCATGAAACCCTTGATTCTATCCCCATCTTCCCCTTCGCTCCCTTCTTCCCTTCTTCCCCCTAGCCCTGAGCATCCTAGCCCCTAGTCCCTTCTTCCCCTAGCCCTGAGCATCCTAGCCCCTAGTCCCTTCTTCCCCTAGCCCCTAGCCCCTAGCCCCTAGTCCCTAGTTATAAATCCCAGTGTGAGGAGTTTAATCATGCGAGTTTTACTGGTTTATCCCGAATTTCCCAAAACCTTTTGGTCTTACGAAAAAATCCTAGAACTCGTCAACCGTAAGGTATTGCTACCCCCTCTGGGTTTAGTCACAGTCGCGGCCATCCTTCCCCAAGAATGGGAATTCAAGTTAGTCGATCGCAACATTAGAGCAATAACAGAAGAGGAATGGCAATGGGCCGAACTCGTCATTTGTTCCGCGATGATCGTCCAAAAAGAGGACTTGCTGGCGCAAATTCGCGAAGCTAAGCGGCGTGGTAAATTAGTCGCCTGTGGGGGGCCATACCCGACTTCCCTACCAGAGGAACCCCAAGCAGCAGGGGTAGATTACCTGATTTTAGACGAAGGTGAAATCACTTTACCGATGTTCGTAGAGGCGATCGCGCGTGGCGAAACCAGCGGTATATACCGATCCGGCGGCGAAAAACCCGACGTTACCACCACCCCCGTCCCGCGTTTCGACTTACTGGAACTAAACGCCTACGATTCAATGTCCATCCAGTTTTCGCGGGGTTGCCCCTTCCAGTGCGAATTCTGCGATATTATCGTACTCTACGGTCGCAAACCGCGCACGAAAGAGCCAGAACAATTAATAGCAGAATTAGAATTTCTCTATCAATTGGGTTGGCGGCGTGGCGTTTTCATGGTAGATGACAATTTTATCGGCAATAAACGTAATGTCAAACTGCTGTTAAAAGAGTTAAAAGTTTGGCAACAAGAACGTCAATATCCCTTTGTTTTCAACACCGAAGCATCCATTGACTTAGCTCAAGACCAAGAACTAATGGACTTGATGGTAGAGTGTAACTTTAATGCTGTATTTGTGGGAGTTGAAACCCCGGACGAAGAAAGCTTGCAAATGACTAAGAAATTCCAAAATACTCGGAATTCTTTAGTGGAATCAATGGAGGCAATTACTAAATCTGGCTTGCGCGTAATGGCTGGATTTATTATTGGTTTCGACGGCGAAAAACCGGGGGCCGGTTCGCGAATTGTGCGCTTTGCAGAAGCAGCGGCAATTCCCAGCACAACTTTTGGAATGTTACAGGCTTTGCCTCATACGGCTTTGTGGCACAGGCTAGAAAAAGAAGGACGGTTGCGCGGTAAAGCTGGTAACTTGAATCAGACAACTTTAATGAATTTTATTCCCACGCGACCTTTAGAAGATATTGCGCGGGAATATGTCGAGGCATTTTGTGATGTTTACGATCCTAAGAAGTATTTGGATCGCACTTATCGCCACTTCTTAATGCTAGGTGCGCCGAAGGTGAAAAAGCCGTTTAAAATGCCTGATTTAATTGACTTACGAGCTCTTGGTATCGTCATTTGGCGACAAGGAATTAAGCGTAATACTCGCTGGATGTTCTGGCATCATTTATTCAGCATTATTAAACGCAATCCGGCTGTGTGGGAGCATTATTTAACAGTTTGCGCTCATAACGAACACTTCTTAGAATACCGCCAAATTGTGCGGGATGAAATTGAGGCTCAATTGGTTGAGTATCTGGCTAATGAAAAGCAACAGGTACAGCAGCAAACAGTTGCACCTGTTGAGGAAAAAGAACGCGCGATCGCGTAATATCGCGTAAGAAAGAAAGTGGCGGTTAGAAACCGCATCTACACAGACAAAACCCGCCTACGCGGGTTGCATTTCTATAGTCCGCGCAGGCGGACTTCGTTTATGTAGCCGCGAATTCTATTCGCCAAGAAAGAAAGGTGGCGGTTAGAAACCGCGTCTACACAGACAAAACCCGCCTGCGCGGGTTGCATTTCTACAGTCCGCGCAGGCGGGCTTCGTTTGTGTAGCCGCGAATTCTATTCGCCAAGAAAGGTGGCGGTTAGAAACCGCGTCTACACAGACAAAACCCGCCTACGCGGGTTGCATTTCTATAATCCGCGCAGGCGGACTTCGTTTGTGTAGCCGCGAATTCTATTCGCCTGGAGTATTTATTAAATCAGCTTAACTGCACGCAAACCAAACAAAAGTACGGTGGCAACACCCAGCATACCGCCGAACATCACAAAATAAGCTATTGCTCCACTGATAGTCATTTACATTGCTCCATAAAATCAATAACAACTATTGAAACATGGTGTGCGCTACAATACACCCCAAAGGGGATATTAAGATTTAGGTTTTACCATGCAGTCAGTTATTCGTGTTGATTTAGGGTCGCAATCTTACGATATTGCGATCGCATCTGGCGGTTTAGACGAACTCGGCACGCAGATAGGAGCTCTAAATTTAGGCAAAAAAGTCTTAGTCGTCTCTAACCAGATGATATTTCGCCACTATGGGGAAAAGGCGATCGCATCTTTACAAAAAGCAGGCTTTGAAGTCGCCAGTCATATCCTCCCCGTAGGCGAACAATATAAAACTTTAACGGGTCTGCAAAGAATTTACAATTCAGCCTTGGAACATCGCCTCGAACGTTCCTCAACTATTATCGCTTTAGGAGGCGGCGTTGTTGGCGATATGGCGGGTTTTGCGGCCGCAACTTGGCTGCGTGGTATTAATGTGGTGCAAGTGCCAACATCTCTGCTAGCAATGGTTGATGCTTCCATTGGTGGCAAAACAGGCGTTAATCATCCCCAAGGTAAAAATTTAATTGGTGCTTTTCATCAACCGCGATTAGTATTAATCGATCCAGAGGTTTTGAAGACTTTGCCACCGCGAGAATTGCGTGCAGGTATGGCGGAAGTTATTAAGTATGGCGTAATTTGGGATGCAGATTTATTTACACAATTGGAAAAGTGCAAGCGATTAGATCAAATGCGTTATTTTCCCGCCGATTTGTTACCAGAAATTTTAAGTAAGTCTTGCCAAGCTAAGGCTGATGTGGTAAGTAAAGATGAAAAAGAATCGGGATTGAGAGCGATTTTAAATTACGGTCATACTATTGGTCATGCCATAGAAAGTGTAACTGGTTATAAGGTAGTAAATCACGGTGAGGGGGTAGCGATTGGGATGGTAGCGGCGAGTGGATTGGCGGTAGAGTTGGGGATGTGGGATAGTGAGTGCGATCGCCGACAATTGGCTTTGATTCAAAAGGCAGGTTTGCCTGTAAAGTTGCCACCAGGTTTAGATATTGAGGAAATTTTAGAGACTTTGCAAACTGATAAGAAGGTGCAAGATAGCAAAGTAAGGTTTATTTTGCCGACCCAGATTGGTGTGGTGACAATTACGGATCGGGTAACTGCTGATATAATTCGGTTAGTGTTGGGAAGAATGGGGTAGCGATCGCGGATTTAGACAAATTACAAGGATTATACGCGGATATATCCCGACGATTGCAACGGATTATACGCGGATATATCCCGGCGATTGAAACGGATTACACGCGGATATATCCCGGCGATTGAAACGGATTATACGCGGATATATCCCGGCGATTGAAATCGCGCCTACACAAACAAAGTCCGCCTACGCGGACTAATAGGCGTAGCGGACTCAGTTTAATCTGTAATTGGAGTTTTAACCTCTTCCTCATCAAATACGGGGGGCCAAAGGTCAG contains:
- a CDS encoding DUF2382 domain-containing protein translates to MTLLKLADFYPNYKEEIFAGDDIKGFDVYGGDSNEKIGSVYDALVDETGRFRYLVIDTGIWIFGKKVLLPIGSARIDYGARRVFAIGIRNKDQVEQLPPYNELESLDYEQEEQIRGVYRNQADYAAPISSDYDRSTYNYDLDRPLYDTNEQNHQTLKLYEERLIANKNRQKTGEVAVGKRVETETARASVPIEKERVVIERRTPADAGREVPVGAVDFQEGEVARMEVYEETADIHKEAFVREQVNVRKEVIRDTVEGEETLRRQELDVTTNGEPVVDNKMR
- a CDS encoding DUF2382 domain-containing protein, with the translated sequence MSEASNKELESIKKQLHNNLVVEPIMAENPLEVSSNIVDNQEAIDPSEIAELMAIPETVEQKEITLLEERLVVNRGKRKVGEVIVRKEVETRMVEVPVRREKLIIERVGEVPERLAEIDLGEGQVTGIELAEMADANAQPTVSAEFTSVQKASNVLSAIASQPHHGCAKVRLEIVLENNQVQETYQNWFDSYES
- a CDS encoding 2OG-Fe dioxygenase family protein encodes the protein MKTLLGSTDLDYAFMFTFKKVNSIKLEGFKQFFDDLPIDPYIKGKYRSRRLSRFMVNGNELIKLPHGYLFQSKEYNPIVGDIKRDFAELDDEMVAQDIFKHLVLAFTDSCKLHPEAEIGIHQIRTTCSLNNFGNPAPEGIHQDGTDFVGIFSVDRTNILGGETHLYMERKEKPVFKKVLNPGEMLLVNDHEFFHFTTPIKPESAAVGTRDVFVLTSPSLLTN
- a CDS encoding HpcH/HpaI aldolase family protein — encoded protein: MRPNHLKRKLKQGEIVLGPFMNCAYPAFIEICGHAGFDFAIIDMEHGPINPLVAEDLCRAADCAGIAPIVRVRKNDGPQIQRALDIGSAGVQVPQIETKLDAETAVQNAKYSPLGRRGLSFATRAGLYTAAGTGITDELNEESLVVIHIEGKRGIDNLKEIVKVPNLDVIFLGPYDISQSLGIPGQVRDSRVIDLMEAAVKTIRNAGIAAGTFADNPEIAKQWIDVGVQYIGLGVDVAIFLRACQSLVKAVRNF
- a CDS encoding glycosyltransferase family 2 protein, with translation MNLVGLVVIGRNEGDRLRRCLLSAQGNVAIAVYVDSGSTDGSVDLARSLSADVVELDLSAPFTAARARNAGFAHLLQVSPQVEFVQFVDGDCELVPGWIDRAYQELLAQPDVAIACGRRRERFPEASIYNQLCDIEWDTPVGEAKACGGDALMRVQAFQAVGGFNPGLIAGEEPELCLRSRQKGWKILRLDAEMTLHDAQITTFRQWWKRSQRAGYAYAEGAWLHGKEPERHWVKESRSIWFWGLILPVIALAGVWLTHGWSLLLLSAYPLLTYRIYTYMQQRSLGKKAAVLYAIFCSLGKFPQLQGQIQFHLGRLLRRPSKLIEYKAATSAEAAIQE
- a CDS encoding B12-binding domain-containing radical SAM protein, which translates into the protein MRVLLVYPEFPKTFWSYEKILELVNRKVLLPPLGLVTVAAILPQEWEFKLVDRNIRAITEEEWQWAELVICSAMIVQKEDLLAQIREAKRRGKLVACGGPYPTSLPEEPQAAGVDYLILDEGEITLPMFVEAIARGETSGIYRSGGEKPDVTTTPVPRFDLLELNAYDSMSIQFSRGCPFQCEFCDIIVLYGRKPRTKEPEQLIAELEFLYQLGWRRGVFMVDDNFIGNKRNVKLLLKELKVWQQERQYPFVFNTEASIDLAQDQELMDLMVECNFNAVFVGVETPDEESLQMTKKFQNTRNSLVESMEAITKSGLRVMAGFIIGFDGEKPGAGSRIVRFAEAAAIPSTTFGMLQALPHTALWHRLEKEGRLRGKAGNLNQTTLMNFIPTRPLEDIAREYVEAFCDVYDPKKYLDRTYRHFLMLGAPKVKKPFKMPDLIDLRALGIVIWRQGIKRNTRWMFWHHLFSIIKRNPAVWEHYLTVCAHNEHFLEYRQIVRDEIEAQLVEYLANEKQQVQQQTVAPVEEKERAIA
- the petL gene encoding cytochrome b6-f complex subunit PetL, with the protein product MTISGAIAYFVMFGGMLGVATVLLFGLRAVKLI
- the aroB gene encoding 3-dehydroquinate synthase, producing MQSVIRVDLGSQSYDIAIASGGLDELGTQIGALNLGKKVLVVSNQMIFRHYGEKAIASLQKAGFEVASHILPVGEQYKTLTGLQRIYNSALEHRLERSSTIIALGGGVVGDMAGFAAATWLRGINVVQVPTSLLAMVDASIGGKTGVNHPQGKNLIGAFHQPRLVLIDPEVLKTLPPRELRAGMAEVIKYGVIWDADLFTQLEKCKRLDQMRYFPADLLPEILSKSCQAKADVVSKDEKESGLRAILNYGHTIGHAIESVTGYKVVNHGEGVAIGMVAASGLAVELGMWDSECDRRQLALIQKAGLPVKLPPGLDIEEILETLQTDKKVQDSKVRFILPTQIGVVTITDRVTADIIRLVLGRMG